ACCTGAAGAAGTTGCCAAACAAGCTGTTGAAAACGATGTTCACGTCATTGGAGTTTCTTCACTCGCTGCTGGCCATAAAACTCTCATTCCATCTTTAATTCAAGAACTAAAGAAACTCGGAGGAGAAGATATTGTTGTCGTTGCCGGAGGTGTTATTCCAAAGCAAGATTATGACTTCCTCTATAAGGCTGGTGTTAAAGGAATCTATGGTCCAGGAACGGCCATTCCTTACGCGGCTGAAGATGTTCTTAAACATATTGAAGAGACTAAAAAGTAATAATGATAGAAGTAAATGCGAAAAATATTCTTGCAGGAAATAGACGAGCTCTTGCTAAGGCCATTACTCTTTTAGAAAGTAAGAGAGATGACCATAGAGTTCAAGGACAGCAACTACTAGAAGAAGTACTTCCCTCTTCTGGGAAAAGTATTCGAATAGGTATTACAGGAACTCCTGGTGTTGGAAAATCTACCTTCATAGAGACTTTTGGTCTCTATCTTATTTCTAAAGGACATAAAGTCGCAGTTCTTGCTGTAGACCCAAGCTCACCAATTTCAGGTGGAAGTATTATGGGCGATAAAACAAGAATGGAAAAACTCTCACAAAATGAGAGCGCTTTTATTAGACCGTCTCCTTCCTCTGGAAGTCTTGGTGGAGTCGCGGGAAAAACAAGAGAGACAGCTCTTCTTTGTGAAGCTGCTGGTTATGACGTCATTCTCATCGAAACCGTTGGGGTTGGACAGTCTGAATATGAAGTTGCTTCAATGGTAGATTTCTTTCTAGTTCTCATGCTTCCAAATGCAGGTGATGAGCTTCAAGGAATAAAGAAAGGAATTTTAGAATTAGCAGACTCCATTGTTATTAACAAAGTCGATGGGGATTCTCTAAACTTGGCGAATCAAACAAAGGCCCACTACACGGGAGCACTTCAAATCATTCACCCAACTTCTTTTTGGAAGCCCGAGGTTCAACTAATCTCATCATTAGAGAATAAGAATATTGACGGCGTTTGGGAGATGATCCAAAGGTATAAAACTGAGGCTTCATCTAACGGAGAACTTCAAGAGAAGAGAGTAAAACAAAATAAGAATTGGATGCAGAAATTAATAGTAGACCTTTTAGATATAAGACTTAAGCAACATTCAAAAGTAAGCAAGGAACTTCCTTTACTTGAAAAGAAAGTCGTGGAAGGAAAGACAACTCCTTTCCTAGCAGCTAATAAAATCGTAGAACTTTTTTTAAAATAGGGCCGTTTATGAAAGTATTATTTGTCATATCTTCAATTTTTGTCACTCTATCCACAATGGCCAAGAGAGAAATTCATTGTGTTGTTAACGACGTATATGCACCATATTCAGATATCCTTTTAAAGCAAACAAAAGGCAATAAATACAAAATGGAGACCTTCTCTCAAGAAAACTTACTGTTAGAAGATACTGTTTCTTATACATTTTCAAGAAGAGCTAGAGTAACAACATTTTCAAGTAAGAATTCTAAGATAAACGCTGTTGGTTTAGTGTATAATAAGGGTGTAAGAAGCCAATTTACGATCCCTGAGATCTCCAAGCTACCGTACAATGGCCTCTGTAAGCTTTATAAGAAGTAGGTTAAATATCTATGACAAAAGAAATTAAAAAGAAGACGTTAAGGGAAGGGTTTAGAGCTAATAACAAGATGCTTAAAGAGATCTTTCTCCTCATTAAGAAGAATAAGAAATGGTGGCTCATGCCTATATTCTTTGTCTTTGCAATCTTAAGTTTATTTATAACACTTGCAGGAGGAAGCTCTATTCTACCTGCAATTTACGCTCTTTTCTAAAAAGGGTATTTTAATGATTGAGGGTCAAACTCTTCGCTATATCTTGTCATATAGGAATCTTGTCCCTCAATAAAATTTTTCTTCATAGGATCTTTTCCTATGATTTTCATAAAAACCCCAATTGGACTTAAAAGCAGAAAGTAACTTATAAATAAGAGAAGGCTTCCCTTTACGTAGGTTAATATATTTGAGAGAAATGTCCACGGGTGATAGAAAATTAACAAAGCCTTTAGAAAAGTAAACCTAAGAACAAGAGTTAAGGTAGCGAGGTAAAAAGGAATATAAGAAACTTCATACTTCCAAACCCAAGGAAGAATGAGCCCTATGACAACTGCGAGAATAAAGGTAAATTGGTAACCAAATGACTTTAATTCTCTTTCTGAAATCTTCCTCTTTTCTTGAACTTGTTTCTTTCCACTTATTTCTTCAGTCGTATACTTTTTAAATTTATTCTTATCTTGTCTATCTTTATAAAGAATATAATCCTCAAGAACTAGGACATCCATTTCTGTATTCATAAAGCAATTAATGGCATCCTGAGGAGACAAGACAATAGGCTCTCCTCTAATATTAAATGAGGTATTAATTACTAAAGGTGTGCCAGTTAGCTCATGAAATCTTTCTATTAAACTATAAAAACGCCTATTAGATTTCTTTGAAACAGTCTGAAGTCTAGCCGACAAATCGACATGAGTAACTGCGGGAATAGTTGAGTCTACCCCCTCTAGTTTCTTCAACAACTCACTTCCATTGTCTATATTCTTTGCCCCTTTAACCTGTGCTGTAAATAACATATAAGGAGATATACCAGCGAAGTCAAAGAAGTCAGATACTTTCTCTTCTAAAACTGCGGGGGCAAAAGGTCTAAAAGATTCTCTATACTTTATTTTTAAATTTAGCTTCTTTTGCATTTCAAAACTTCGAGGATCTGCAAGGATAGACCTATTTCCAAGCGCCCTTGGTCCATACTCAGCTCTGCCCTGAAACCAACCTAAGACATTACCTTTTTTAATTTCTTCTGCTGCAAGGTTTTCAATACAATTACTTTTTGAATAATCACACCCCATCTCTTTTAAGGCAGACTCAACTTCATCATTTGTATATGAAGGCCCTAATAAAGAACTTTTCATCGAGTCTTCCTTTAGAAGAACTCTCTCATTCCCAAGCACTTGATACCAACTTATGAGTGCCGCCCCCAAGCTTCCCCCAGCATCTCCAGCTGCAGGCTGTATCCAAATTTTTTCAAATATTCCCTGCTTCTTTAATTCACCATTGGCCACACAATTTAAAGCAACTCCACCAGCTAGACAGAGAGAGTTTAGACCAGTCTCGCTCTTCAGTGTTTTAGCGAGTAAGAGAACCACTTTCTCCGTTACTTTTTGAACACTTGCCGCAATATCCATATGAAACTGCTCTATCTCATCTATTGATGTTCTCTCTTTCCTTCCAAATAGATCAGAGAACTTCTTATTTGTCATAACTAGATCTGTCGCAAATGCGAAGTAGGCCATATTCAATTGGAACGATCCATCTGGCTTTATCTCTATTAGCTCTTTCTCAATAAGATCTACATATTTGGCTTCTCCATATGGAGAGAGTCCCATCATTTTATATTCGCCATTATTTACTTCAAAACCAAGATAGTAAGTGAACGCAGAATAGAGCAGTCCTATTGAGTGAGGAAAGTCTATCGCCCAAATTTTTCTAAGTTTATTCCCCTCTCCTATCCAAGCAGAGGCAGTATGCCACTCTCCGACACCATCAAGGCAGAGAACCGCCGCAGACTCAAAAGGACTTGGATAAAAAGCTGATGCTGCGTGCGAGAGATGATGTTCACTAAAGAGTATCTCCTGCTCTCCACTCCAACTTGGATCAAGAGACTCAAGGTTCTTTCTCAAGGTTTTTTCTAAGAAAATTTTCCCATTAAACCATTCAGGAAGAGAAGCTTTATAAAAACTCCATCCCATAGGAGCAAAAGAAACATATGTTTCAAGTAATCTTTCAAACTTTGTAAGAGGTTTATCGTAGAATATTATAGAATCAATATCTGAGAGAGTAATTCCGTTTGAGCTTAAGCAAAATTCTATCGCATTCCGTGGAAATTCTTTATCGTGTTTAATTCTAGTAAATTTCTCTTCTTCAATTGAAGAAAGAATTACTCCGTCTTTTATCAATGTTGCCGCACTATCATGATAGAAGGCCGAAATTCCAATTACCAAACTCATTATTTATCAAAAACCTGTTTAAAGAAAAAGCTCTTTAGATTTTGCCAAACGGAGTGTAGGCACCTGCCCCAAAAGCTCATTTGAGGAAATTCAATTTTTAATCTATTAGAGACAGGAATCATTCTTGTCTCTGTGACAAAGGAGCTTACTTTATTTTTAATATTACAGCAGTCTTCTTTATTGTCCCAGAGATCCTGATCTTTCCAAAAATAACTCTCTCCTAAGCCTAGATAACAAGTTGTAAATTCAATACCATTATCCTGACATCTCTTCTTTAAAATTTCATAGTACTTTCTGATCTCCGAATTTGAATAAGTAAATCCTTCCCCCATCTCTTTCATTTCGCCAGACATAAATCCCATAAGGTCTACACCAGTTTTCTCGGTAATTAAGTTGACTACTTTCATATCAAGATGAACAAATCCCGTTAAAAGTGACTTACAGCCGTACTTAGCAAGAGTATTAATATATTCAAATTCAAAGAACCCTGTCCTTATGTCAGAACTTAAACTTCTAGATAATACTCCATCTGGATAAATTGGAAAAAGAGGATTTAACCTAACCGTACACCAAACCCCTCGGTCCGTTAAAGTTTTTAAAGCCTCTAACCTCTTTGTAGGTGAAGGTGCTCCAGGCTCTAATACTTTTGTAAATGCCTCATTTAAACTCGGCATTGAAATCTGTATAGAAAATAGAGTCGGATCTAAATAGTCGAGGTAGCGCTCCTCAACGACATTATGCGATCTTGTAAGAAAGACTGTTGGATAACGGTAATGATTCAAAATTTTAATTATCTCTAAAGTTACCCCATACTTCTTATCCATCGTCATAAATGGATCAGATAAAGAACCGACGCGTAGAGGGGTTCTTCTTTCAAGTATTGTCCTTAATGGATGATCTTTCTTCGTTTCAAAAACCGTATAAAACATTTCCCAAAACTCTGTAATATCAATTGGCAGAGGCATTGGATTATTCCATTTCTCAACTTTGGATAAGTCAGATTTTGCCCAACAATATTCGCAGTCGTGGAAACAGCCTTCAGCATAAGAATCAATCTGAAGTCCGTAATAGCATTCTGAACAATCACTTAAAGCATTCAATAAGCTTGGCACTCCACTTGGAAGCGAATCTTTAATCAGATTTCTCTCATAGAAGAATGAGTAAATTGAAACATCAAACGAAGATGAATAACTAGAGTCTCTCTGTAGTTGATTAAGTTTATCTACAATCTTTGAAATCATATTTTCCTTAAGAGATTTATATAATCATACAGCATCTTCTATTTTCAAACCATCCTTTCCCTAAGGTGCTGAATAAACGAGCTTGTTTAGACACGAGAATTCATAGATACTTAAGTAAATAAGGAAAATTAATGATTAAATCAAAATTTAAAGAAATTTCTATTTCCATATTAATTGCATTCGTTCTTATCCTTCTAATGGAAGGGGGAGCTCATTTCTTATATACACCAACTCGTTTAGATAGAATTATGAAAGTTCTTGAAGAGAATCATCATAATTTATGGAAAGTTAAAAGTAACCTAGATCAAGAGTTCTTTGGTGCGAACATAAAGACAAATAAAGAAGGTTTTCGTATTACAGATGGAGAGGAGGGCTGGGAAAATTCTAATATTAAAATTGCAATTCTCGGGGCCTCTCCAAGCTTTGGTTGGGGAGTTGAAAATGATCAGACTTATTCCTCTAAGATATTTCATCTATCAAATAAGAAAATCTCCGTAAAGAATTTTTCTCAAATTGGCTATAGCTCCTTTCAAGGAGTTCACATATTAGAAGAGGCCATTAAATCGAAGCCCACTCATATTCTTATAACTTATGTCATAAATGATTTAGACTATTACCGTTTCTTCTATTCTCAAAACGTCGAAGATAAGAATGTTACCCCCTCAAATCCTCTTATTATTTTTCTAAGAAATTTCATAAAGGAGTTGACTCTACCTAAGCTTATAATTAGCCAAATACCAAAGAAAAACGCTTCCTCTATTAGTCTTAAAAGAGAGACTCGAGTTTCTCTAAATGACTATGTTAAAAATATTAAAAACTTAATAAAAAAAGCGAAGGCTAATGGAATAACTCCCATACTGGTGAAGTTTCCAGTAAACATACCTATCCAAAAGAATATTGGAACCGATGTAAAAAAAATACAAAACACAAAAATTCGAGAGAGGAGTTTCTTATATAATAATGAGATCGAAAAAATCTCGTCTCAAAGTAACACTCCTTTAATTGATTTTACAAAAGTAGTGAAAGAAAATAAGAACTACCTCTTCCTAGATCCAAATGGAGATACAATTCATCCTAATAAGCTAGGACATTCTCTCTTTGCAGATGAAGTATTAAACTATTTCAAAAAAATCTAATTATAGGAGTAATTACTTCTATAAATTTCTCAACTTCTTCTTTCGTATTATAAGGACCGAGAGAAACTCTAAGAGATGGCTTTAATCCCTTCTTATGAAACCATGAGTGACAACAATGCACTCCACTTCGAACCATTATTCGGTGGGACTTATCTAGAACTAATGAAATTTGTCCTAAGTCAAGGCCTTCAATTGTGAAGTTTAAAATACTTGGTCTATCTTTAGGATTCTTAGGACCAATTATTGTAACCCTATCCTCTTTTATCAGTGCATCTGTGAGTAACGTATTAAGAGAAAGTAAATGATCTCTAATATTTCTAACGCCTACACTTTGTATATAATCAATCGCGGCCTTCGCACCAAAAGCTCCTGAGTAATTTTGCAGACCAGCTTCGAATCGATAGGGAACATCACTAAACGTACAAGATTCATAAGTAGAATCTATAACCGTTTCTCCACCATATAACATTGGAGTTAACGCCTCTAGAACATTTCTCTTTCCATATAGTGCCCCTAAACCAGATGGACCAAGGCACTTATGAAATGAGAAAGCTATAAAGTCTGCATTAAGGTCTTGTACATCGATTGATGTTGTTAGCATTGCTTGAGCGCAATCAATCAGAACAAGTGCTCCATTTTCTTTCGCTATTTTTGACAACTCTTTTACAGGAAGAGAGCCTCCAGTAACATTCGAAGTATAATGGAAAGCAACTAGTTTAATTTTTTCTTTAGAAAAGATTCTTTGATATTCCTCTAAATCAACTTCAAAGTTTTCATCAATTTCAAAATGAGAGCACAGGACACCTTTTTCTTTTGAAAGAAACTGCCACGGCAAGAGGTTTGAGTTATGTTCCATATCAGAAGTTAAAATATGATCACCTTCTTGCCAGTTTATTCCTTTTGCTACAATATTGATTGCCTCTGTCGTATTACGTGTAAAGACGATCTCCGAGGAGCTCTCTGCACCAATAAAGTTAGCAATTGAGTTTCTTGCATTCTCGAATTTCTTAGTCGTTTGTACACCAAAAGAATGAAGAGTCCTATTATGACACGATGGATGTAGTTCATAGTATTCGTTCATAGCACTAACGACAGACTTTGGCCTTAAGCTAGTACAAGCGTTATCAAAGTAAATAAATTTCTTATTATTTTCAAATACAGGAAAGTCTTTTTTTAATTCATTGGGATCTAGTGCCATTATCAAACTACTTGGTAAAAAGTTACAATTAAAACTATCCAAATAAAAAGCAATATAGAAAAGTTGAAATACTTAAAAACAAATCCTGATGCCCTAGGAGTAACTTTAAATAGTGAACTTGCAAGCTGACACTTGTATCTAGATAAAATATTCTTCTGTGAGATCAGTTTTAAGTTTGCCTTGATTAGAGAGTCTAATATTTTAATTCTTTTGAAGAAATATATCGGTATTAATAAGAATCGAAGAAATAAGCAAATAAGTAAAAGAGGAAAAGAGAATGTTAACAATCCTATTAATGAAATATGATTTTTTTCAAACTCAGCGCCACAGCATTCTAGCTCTTGGTCAAACATTATATTTTTCCAATAATTTTCTGAACTTTCTTATCATCTTTCTCTAATAAGTTAATCATTCTAGAAATTTTCGATTTATAAAAATCTACGGTCTTATCTCTATACTCTTCGTACGTGTGTTTTTGAAGAAAGTACTTTATTGCAAAGATATTAAAAATAATAAACTGAAAGCATCTAGGCTGTCTTTTCCTATCATACTTCGATCCTTTTACATTTGGATTAGGAGCAAGCCCCATCTTAAAGAGAGTTTCACCTGGTGTAAAAGTTTTCTTCTCTTCATTATAAACAAGAGGCTTTTCTATGTCTGGAACAGTATGGTCATTAATGAGGAGAAGGTTAGACTTCTCGATAAACCCTTTTTCTTCTGGGCCATCAAGTTCAAAAACGGGATTAAAATATGTTATCCCAAAATGTTCATACATTTTTTTTAATTCATCAATAACACCCTTCATCTGAGCGGGAAACATACTCATTGCCTGATTTGCACCATCTGCAACAAACTTAATATCGTTATCATTACAATACTTAATAGTTCTCACATGCATAGAAAGCTTACATAATCCACATGTCGAGAGATTAAAGAAACCGTACTTTCTAATATTTGAAAAATAATTTTCATACGAGATATGCTTAAAGAGTTTATCCACATTTAAAATTTCATGAATAAAGCGGTCTTGCCCAAACTTATCTC
The sequence above is a segment of the Halobacteriovorax sp. JY17 genome. Coding sequences within it:
- the meaB gene encoding methylmalonyl Co-A mutase-associated GTPase MeaB — encoded protein: MIEVNAKNILAGNRRALAKAITLLESKRDDHRVQGQQLLEEVLPSSGKSIRIGITGTPGVGKSTFIETFGLYLISKGHKVAVLAVDPSSPISGGSIMGDKTRMEKLSQNESAFIRPSPSSGSLGGVAGKTRETALLCEAAGYDVILIETVGVGQSEYEVASMVDFFLVLMLPNAGDELQGIKKGILELADSIVINKVDGDSLNLANQTKAHYTGALQIIHPTSFWKPEVQLISSLENKNIDGVWEMIQRYKTEASSNGELQEKRVKQNKNWMQKLIVDLLDIRLKQHSKVSKELPLLEKKVVEGKTTPFLAANKIVELFLK
- a CDS encoding DUF5989 family protein, translated to MTKEIKKKTLREGFRANNKMLKEIFLLIKKNKKWWLMPIFFVFAILSLFITLAGGSSILPAIYALF
- a CDS encoding SxtJ family membrane protein, with translation MLYKDRQDKNKFKKYTTEEISGKKQVQEKRKISERELKSFGYQFTFILAVVIGLILPWVWKYEVSYIPFYLATLTLVLRFTFLKALLIFYHPWTFLSNILTYVKGSLLLFISYFLLLSPIGVFMKIIGKDPMKKNFIEGQDSYMTRYSEEFDPQSLKYPF
- a CDS encoding radical SAM protein — protein: MISKIVDKLNQLQRDSSYSSSFDVSIYSFFYERNLIKDSLPSGVPSLLNALSDCSECYYGLQIDSYAEGCFHDCEYCWAKSDLSKVEKWNNPMPLPIDITEFWEMFYTVFETKKDHPLRTILERRTPLRVGSLSDPFMTMDKKYGVTLEIIKILNHYRYPTVFLTRSHNVVEERYLDYLDPTLFSIQISMPSLNEAFTKVLEPGAPSPTKRLEALKTLTDRGVWCTVRLNPLFPIYPDGVLSRSLSSDIRTGFFEFEYINTLAKYGCKSLLTGFVHLDMKVVNLITEKTGVDLMGFMSGEMKEMGEGFTYSNSEIRKYYEILKKRCQDNGIEFTTCYLGLGESYFWKDQDLWDNKEDCCNIKNKVSSFVTETRMIPVSNRLKIEFPQMSFWGRCLHSVWQNLKSFFFKQVFDK
- a CDS encoding SGNH/GDSL hydrolase family protein: MIKSKFKEISISILIAFVLILLMEGGAHFLYTPTRLDRIMKVLEENHHNLWKVKSNLDQEFFGANIKTNKEGFRITDGEEGWENSNIKIAILGASPSFGWGVENDQTYSSKIFHLSNKKISVKNFSQIGYSSFQGVHILEEAIKSKPTHILITYVINDLDYYRFFYSQNVEDKNVTPSNPLIIFLRNFIKELTLPKLIISQIPKKNASSISLKRETRVSLNDYVKNIKNLIKKAKANGITPILVKFPVNIPIQKNIGTDVKKIQNTKIRERSFLYNNEIEKISSQSNTPLIDFTKVVKENKNYLFLDPNGDTIHPNKLGHSLFADEVLNYFKKI
- a CDS encoding cysteine desulfurase produces the protein MALDPNELKKDFPVFENNKKFIYFDNACTSLRPKSVVSAMNEYYELHPSCHNRTLHSFGVQTTKKFENARNSIANFIGAESSSEIVFTRNTTEAINIVAKGINWQEGDHILTSDMEHNSNLLPWQFLSKEKGVLCSHFEIDENFEVDLEEYQRIFSKEKIKLVAFHYTSNVTGGSLPVKELSKIAKENGALVLIDCAQAMLTTSIDVQDLNADFIAFSFHKCLGPSGLGALYGKRNVLEALTPMLYGGETVIDSTYESCTFSDVPYRFEAGLQNYSGAFGAKAAIDYIQSVGVRNIRDHLLSLNTLLTDALIKEDRVTIIGPKNPKDRPSILNFTIEGLDLGQISLVLDKSHRIMVRSGVHCCHSWFHKKGLKPSLRVSLGPYNTKEEVEKFIEVITPIIRFF